A region of the Primulina eburnea isolate SZY01 chromosome 7, ASM2296580v1, whole genome shotgun sequence genome:
GCCCAAAATAAAATTCCACCAGACCCAGCCATACCAACAAAATCACCAAGAATACAATGCTTGCTGAAATTTTAGCGGATAAAATGTGTTGTCTACAGTCTAATACTATGCATCTAAACATAATAGCAGGTCTGTTTCCAACATGAATAAGATTATTGTATGAAACACCTACGGAAGAAAAAATGCATTTACAGACCTGTGAGACCTGTCTGGTGATAGAATGCAGCATAGACTTCCATCTAGACGTTTGAGATGATGCATTTTGAGTACTTTTGGAGTTGTCATTCTCAcctgtaaattttttaaagtaATATAAGTGAAAAATGGTgagaaaagtcaacaaaatcaCCTTTGGCGAAAGCCAATTATGATACAGTTTAAGGAAacaacatttaataaaacagttGTTTCAGATGACAAAAAGATTCTATTTCTTATTATGCTACCACTCAATGATGATACAGTCTTAAGGAAAAGACATTTAACAACTAAGTTCAGTTAAACTCTTGTACAACATCAAACCAACAATTGAGTATTGGTGTAGAGCCTATAAATTAGTTTAAACGCAGGGCTGGATTTTCAGGTACCTAAAAAATTGATCAATCAGGTGCCAGGTCACAACTACACACGCATTTGAAACCCATGCttctttcaaaaaaattatgtatGTTTCGCAAAGTTTTGGAGTAACTATCAATATGGTCACAAGATAAGTCATGTGTCATCGTTGTTTAGCATAGTATAAGGTACAGCATAAGTAAAACTGCATTGAATTAACTAAACCACCTGGCCCAAGTTTTGCTtcatctttttgttttgtttcatcCATCACCTCTTCAGAATGCTTCAGTTGTTCTCCAATACTTTCGAAATCTGCCAGGATACCAGATGTGACATCACCAACTGCATTCGTCTCCAACTGCATTTTTTCTCCTTCCAACTCCAGTTCTCGAACTTCAAGCCTTGTCTCAAAATTAAGAATCATGCCCCCTAAATATTCTATATCAATTTCAAAGGCCCACATCTCATTCATATTCGACGGAAAGACCCTCATCGCAAGGATTCGTGGAGGCAGACTACCAGGATCCATAGCTGTACATGTGACGTCACCGATGTAATTGGGCATTCGCATGTCGGATAATGATTTCTATAGCATTGCATGGTACAGAAATTAGTTACATACACTAAAACATACTCATACACAGATTTTACCATCAGTATATAAACTGCATGAATACATACATTTCAAAGTaaattccaaattttttgatgaaacaaTTTTAAACTAATcataaagaaaaaaagaaactaAGAACTCGTTTCTTAATTCTTACAAAATACCACATAATCTCAGGCAACTTTGGCATATTTCCTTTAGTAGTATATTCAAAGTGTTATAATAAGATCTGttgagttaattatttattaaactgGCCATTGACCAACTCTTTTATCTCAGGGTAACAAACTCGACTATAGTACTTAGACAAATGACCTATACAAGCAGTACTTGGACTCCCATCAGCATTACTAGTAGGTGACAAATTGCACTTGTCATACAATCGCAGTTGCTCAAATCAAAATTCCTTCTATGTTTCATTGGCCTCACTATGTTCATAAGCTAGGTTCAACAATTGGGCAAGATCATGTGAAGGATACCAGAGACATCCACTGCAATTTCATGTCCTATATGCAAGTTATAATATGTCCTTACATTATTATGGATGCATAACTGGTGGCACACTTTGTAAAACATGGTCTAATGTGCTTCAGCGTATGGAAGTAGGAACAAATAGATATCACAAACCTGTATCCTTTGTCGCATGGAATCACTAATCTTTGGGTTATTTTTCACGTCAAAGAAAAGTCGTGAAATTAACAGATTCAAACACATAGTTCCTTCGTCAAAATCTGCATCAGATATTCCAGATAAATGATTTCTGCTTCCTGAATCAtttgatgttgagattgacgatGACAAATAAgtatcatcaaaataaacattcaGAGGCTTTTCTAATGAGGCAACTTTTCCTGCCCCATAGGAAAGAATCAAGTCTTGGAATGAGCGTGATTTCTcgcttaattttttttcttcatgGCCTGATATTGAATTGCCACCAACTTTATATTCTTGATCCTTTTTAGAAGCCTTCTTTGCAAGTTTTTTCAGGAACTGGCGAACTTTTGATGAAGAATTGTCAACTTTTACTGACTTATCAAGTAATTCTGCACCGAAACCTGCAGACGGCCTCACAACCGGAGGGCCCACATTTAGCGATGCTAGGTATTTCTGAAACTCCACATTCAATGTGGAAAACCACCTATTTCTGTCATCATCATCGCATGAAGCAAGACGAAGAGCTTTGCACCAGGATTCCTTCTCCCAAGATGTCTCAAGATATAGGTAAACAATGTTATATCCCTTATATATAACTGAATCCTTGCTCTCCAATTTGATTGGGTACCTTTTAGCCCTGTTATAAGAAAAGGAAAACTAATCTAAGTTACAACTCTTCCAGAAATTGAAACATATCACATTAGACAAAGATATAATTTAATTGAAAATTCCGGAACAATAAATTTCTGCAATTAAATGGGATCCAGGAAACAAATAAGAGTAAGTTGGAGGATTTTATATCCTTTTTTATGTACATTATTGCCATGAATATAGTCTTATCATGACTTAGATAAAGTCTGATACCGAACTCACACATCCTTAAAGGAGTGAAGCAAAATAAAAATCCTTACAAGCAGAAAACATAAGGTCAACAATTAGATAAGCCAGACTATTAATTTGACCAAGATCAGTATTATCCCTGAAAGGGGTCGCATTTTACCATAAAGTATCTCCCTGCGGAAGAGTCTTATTGGTTTACTTATTGTTTGGCAGTCATATTCTAAATCTCTAGCTGGCCTATTTATAGGGGTTTTTTTATGAGTCTATAATGCTTATATGATCTATTTGTTTTGATTAAGCTCATTATTAGAAAAACAGTGTGGTGTAAATTCTCGCAACCAGGCAAGTATAAAGGTTTcttgtttaatatttttttccaaaacTAGGAACAGATCAAATTCTTAAGGATTACTGCTTGCAGCACTCAATAGCAGAAACTAGAACACCCAAGCGCTCAGAATCAGCCAATTTATAACCTTATTCATAATTTTTGACAGAgcacattctactcattgattATTAGAAAGATACTCTTcgaatgaaaaaataaaaaaatatatataaaaaactcATCAACATACCCATTAACCCTCTACAAggaaaggcataacaatgacAACAGTAATATACCAAATGGCACATCAATATGACTAGGTTCTGAAATCTGAAGTCATTGGACAGTTTTAGTTCAGTAAAATTTGTCTAGAAAAAGTAAGATTACCATTTTTTTGAGGACAAGCTTGTTGCAGAAACAGCAGCAATTTTACAGCCCTTGAGTAAAATATTTGCCTGGGAACCGTCGGTCTCGGTCAGAATTAggcaacaatcttcaattcttGCAAATTTTTTTACAGGTGAAACCTCCAAGATATCTTTTCTCCGTTTGTGCTCCGCAGGCAATTTGCCATCACACCAAGATTTTGGGACTTTTTCTGGTTCTAAAACCCATAGAGCCCCCTGGACAAAGCAACAACTCAATGAAAAGAACACAAACATATAGGTTAAATATGATAAGTCAAATTAAGAATTTCTACATAATAAAATTTCTAACAAATGCGAAGGCGAGACACGAGCATAGATATGTGAGGTTTCGGTGGAGTCGAAGAACGGAATGCAAGCAAAAGGGGCACATTATGATGCGACATTTGTTACTGAAAGAAGAATGATATACAAATTTTAATGCAACTCCCCCATTCAATGATTTTTGCTTGATTTCAAACTGGAAACTTCACTGTTGTTATGTCGACATGTCTGTGACGTACCAATTGCCTCAAATTGTTTCGGACAAGGTGTCGTCACTAGCCCAAGGAATTAATTATATACTAGCACGAAACAGATGAATAAAAGCAGTTTTTTGGCGCAAATGAAAGGAAGATGTCAACCATCAAATTCATGAACAATGAAGTGGAGGTTGGTGACCTCAACAGACTGTTAATATTGCCCCAGATCCAGTAACAGAAGTTGGGTTTTCAGCATAGATACGAACCTAGTAACTAAAACAACTACTGAACCATTCTAATGCATTTAACAAACATAAAGCGGATAATCGCTTGAATTTCAACACACATGATCCCCTGTAATGGAAAGAATATTTGGAAGTAGGAGAGCACTCCCATGAAGCTTGTTTCAAGGGGCAAAGTCAATTTTACGACCTAGAACAATGCATTTGGACTGAAAGATGATCAAGAAAACGCCGCAAAGCCAAATCCACCTTCAATATCAGCCCCATAAACTGTTGGCCTGGTTCATTCACATTCCGCGGATACCCCATATGTACGGATTCAATTTCATCATAATTGCATCGTCGCCTAATTCTAAATTAAGTGGGATTAATATTCCACAGCCTGATTCTTCGTTTTAGAGAAAAAAAAAGTAACGGAAACGACTACATCCTACAGACAAAGACACGGAATCGTGCACCAACAAATAAACCGACACCTAAAGATGACAAACAGATAAATTTTCAATTCAC
Encoded here:
- the LOC140837076 gene encoding uncharacterized protein; this encodes MVLLLLAVFVLGAVAVVVMEVVVLWIFVRRLSRKVEREEIRAKEAAAVPYDDLSSSLHEKKGALWVLEPEKVPKSWCDGKLPAEHKRRKDILEVSPVKKFARIEDCCLILTETDGSQANILLKGCKIAAVSATSLSSKKWAKRYPIKLESKDSVIYKGYNIVYLYLETSWEKESWCKALRLASCDDDDRNRWFSTLNVEFQKYLASLNVGPPVVRPSAGFGAELLDKSVKVDNSSSKVRQFLKKLAKKASKKDQEYKVGGNSISGHEEKKLSEKSRSFQDLILSYGAGKVASLEKPLNVYFDDTYLSSSISTSNDSGSRNHLSGISDADFDEGTMCLNLLISRLFFDVKNNPKISDSMRQRIQKSLSDMRMPNYIGDVTCTAMDPGSLPPRILAMRVFPSNMNEMWAFEIDIEYLGGMILNFETRLEVRELELEGEKMQLETNAVGDVTSGILADFESIGEQLKHSEEVMDETKQKDEAKLGPGENDNSKSTQNASSQTSRWKSMLHSITRQVSQVPISLRIRISSLRGTMRLYVKPPPSDQIWFGFTSMPDIDFNLESSVGDRKITSGHLALLMISRFKVAIRETLVLPNRASLGIPWMLAEKDDWVPRNVAPFMWYKNNQDFVSNSTKREGPGFQSGEATHNVEANNGIPSRSETNLEKSKTVGVVPTITSKSVEPLAASSSFMDYSTAKDGSYEELKAPLVKNDRLQGFVPRSIEDKSGAHTSQSLEFLEGQHIHNEEEDDTKPKRIVTKERLFGLGKKMGEKLEMRKRHIEEKGRNFVERMRAP